In Microtus pennsylvanicus isolate mMicPen1 chromosome 12, mMicPen1.hap1, whole genome shotgun sequence, the following proteins share a genomic window:
- the Shisa3 gene encoding protein shisa-3 homolog: protein MGALLALCFLVGLLRCGPADAQQPGEYCHGWVDTQGNYHEGFQCPEDFDTQDATICCGSCALRYCCAAADARLEQGGCTNDRGELEHPGITAQPVYVPFLIVGSIFIAFIILGSLVAIYCCTCLRPKEPSQQPIRFSLRSYQTETLPMILTSTSLRAPSRQSSTATSSSSTGGSVRRFSFARPEPGCLVPSSPPPYSTGHAIHLTQPSGFLVSPQYFAYPLQQEPPLPGKSCPDFSSS, encoded by the exons ATGGGGGCGCTGCTGGCGCTCTGTTTCCTCGTGGGCTTGCTGCGCTGTGGCCCGGCGGACGCACAGCAGCCTGGGGAATACTGCCACGGCTGGGTGGACACTCAGGGCAACTATCACGAGGGTTTCCAGTGCCCCGAGGACTTCGACACGCAGGACGCCACCATCTGCTGCGGCTCGTGTGCGCTGCGCTACTGCTGCGCTGCAGCCGACGCCAGGTTGGAGCAGGGCGGCTGCACCAACGACCGCGGAGAGCTGGAGCATCCCGGCATTACCGCGC AGCCTGTCTACGTCCCCTTCCTGATCGTCGGCTCCATCTTCATCGCCTTCATCATCTTGGGCTCTTTAGTGGCTATTTATTGCTGCACCTGTTTGAGACCCAAGGAGCCCTCCCAGCAGCCAATCCGCTTCTCACTCCGCAGCTACCAGACAGAGACCTTGCCCATGATCCTCACCTCCACCAGCCTCAGAGCGCCTTCCAGGCAGTCCAGCACAGCCACCAGCTCCAGCTCCACAGGGGGCTCTGTCCGGAGGTTCTCCTTTGCCAGGCCTGAGCCAGGCTGCCTGGTACCCTCATCACCCCCTCCTTACTCTACTGGCCATGCCATACACCTAACCCAGCCGTCCGGTTTCCTGGTGTCACCCCAGTATTTTGCCTACCCTCTGCAGCAGGAACCCCCATTACCTGGGAAGAGCTGCCCGGATTTCAGTTCCAGTTGA